The genomic region AGAATTAATATTGCAGGATAGATTTTGGCTTTCCTTTCGTATTCATCAAACATATTAAAAGATTTAATTAAAAGTATACTGCTATTCTTCGTAGCTAGTCATGAAAGATGCTTGATCAGCAGGACCCCATCCATTCCTAGCGGAAACATTATGCCTAAAACAAATGGAGTTCCCTTGTGTAACACACACTTTGGTATTACGCCTAATTAATGCATTTATTACACGTTGTGATGGGTGTTTAGGTGCTCCATCTTTAGCAGCTGAGATAAATGCAACATCAGATTTTACAAGATTCAAGATATTCGAATTTACATTTTTTTTACTGCCATGATGAGGAATCTGTATGAAATTAAGATTGTTTAGATGAACTCCAATCAAGGAGGCATAACTATTAGCTTTCTCTAATGCAGGCACCCCAGCATCACCTGTAAATAAGAACTTTTGATTATCCAATTGTAATAACAAAATTGCACTTGAATTATTTTCAGCACTGGTGTCATCTCCAGGTAACTTTTCATCAGATAAGTCAAAGGCTTCTGTAATAGTCTGAATCGCCTTCTTAAAAAAATTTAGTGTTTTACTAGCAACAGAATCAGGAGTACTTCTAAAATCAGGAATTAAAGATTGATAATACTCTTTATTTGGTCCAAGCACTGTTATAATGCCATCTTCAGACTTCAAACCAGCAAAAGGCTCAATAATTACAATCCCTTTCTCAAGAGCTAATTCTTCTACCTGATGAGCAGCATCAAGAGCAACTCGAATTTGTCTCTCAAGACTATTATTAGTCATTCTTCCGTCTGAAAAGTGCCTTCTAATGTCAGCTGAGTGGTTCCAAGGCTGATGCATCCATAATTGCCGGACGGTTAAGCTTTCTAAAATCTCCGTTAATCCGGAACAATGATCCATATCTGGATGTGTCATTATCACTAAATCAACAACATTAGTATGATAGAATTTCTTAATATGTTCAATTAGGGCTAATCCACTTTCTTTTGTGCCTCCATCTATAATTATTACCTTTTGCTGAGATCTATCTCCGCTTACAATATCGCCATATCTTATTGCTATCGTATCAGCTGAACGGCTACCTTCCCCTACTGGAAGAAAATCAATTTCTATTCCTAAACTCGTGGTATTTATCATTTTATTCAAAATATATAATGCCTTATATTCTTCTGTTGCATGACTCACTAACCTAAATAAATATAAATTA from Adhaeribacter arboris harbors:
- a CDS encoding ComEC/Rec2 family competence protein — translated: MINTTSLGIEIDFLPVGEGSRSADTIAIRYGDIVSGDRSQQKVIIIDGGTKESGLALIEHIKKFYHTNVVDLVIMTHPDMDHCSGLTEILESLTVRQLWMHQPWNHSADIRRHFSDGRMTNNSLERQIRVALDAAHQVEELALEKGIVIIEPFAGLKSEDGIITVLGPNKEYYQSLIPDFRSTPDSVASKTLNFFKKAIQTITEAFDLSDEKLPGDDTSAENNSSAILLLQLDNQKFLFTGDAGVPALEKANSYASLIGVHLNNLNFIQIPHHGSKKNVNSNILNLVKSDVAFISAAKDGAPKHPSQRVINALIRRNTKVCVTQGNSICFRHNVSARNGWGPADQASFMTSYEE